The following nucleotide sequence is from Zea mays cultivar B73 chromosome 1, Zm-B73-REFERENCE-NAM-5.0, whole genome shotgun sequence.
CTATCATGACACGAGGTAAGACATTTCTTATAGTTCCTAACATAgcaatacatcacattattcacacgtTATTATTATTGGAACAAAGGTGAGAGAAGCgtgttgatgcacaagagacaattataatgcgacaatcatgatgcatgctcattctagtcgtcttctcagacctaactaattctttgggtgcttctacagcatccctTCTAATAGTAGtaatagcctttatggcctatataaatagccacctagctacccatctgtttcctaaggcttcacgtcctaggtctatccttatcgttctgacatctatccaacattggtttctaagcaaattttacttttgaaaaggttggtaatcatgacttattgattcctctgtggtggtattcgctctgataccagctatggcggaaccgcccgaattattccagcttaagtgcccaagtcgcatccTTAAGGgcaacaacacacttaaacaTGAATAACCTGTCAgtacctcggatctagtccgataaagccacttaccaggatcgaataccactagctcacacgaaggtgaggcatagagaaatacaataaaacataataccacaaatttaataagtatcattagtgattacattatcggagtttcagaaataataaccataaattttaatgcagcggaaataactaacggagaaaaccgagtaacatggcgaagcctggccaggctactcctcctggtcctctcctgcggtggcgaagcctggccaggctactcctcctggtcctctcctgcggaagcagtaaccctctcgaccatctatcccggtggcaaggatgaaggccaagtcacaccgtcaaccagaacaaggaggtacctgcaaaaattgtgccacaagcaaggctgagtatactaatactcagctagaattacccggtgtgaggagtctactcctctacctctagacatgcagctgtttggctgaggggtttggtttgccaaaagcactagctgagtctaaaatcaagttttagtatgatcctttttgaactagatgagtacctagctattcatacatggtatcaaacattatatcattcaacatcttttgccaatcaccacatttccacttattactcaatgtagcagcatggatcaagcagtctcattagctgcgagaagcagacaattcgaatcgagtttttaaaccttgcaaggtaaacctaaacacatgacgtggcgaggcactccatccccacacacatcaaccgtccccatcgattccccgtcaatagaccagggctcaccgccttggcgtacaatgcctcactgaccccgactgccgtcgtgcagtgaccgcacttgtacccaccataaccggaatgggagaccatgtctcaggtggcgtgaggggtaaagtctgcgggcaggttcactcaggtactaggcttaccgatttaccatatttctcggcatatgtttagtacgttcaaatgcttgacacacggtaccacaccttaatccttattccaatttccgtctcgtacacaacaaatccccatggatcgttgtccatagaccatcatcattatgatataaaaatggatacaaccaattcctgacctcgcgcgagtgctagaaaaatcactcgacttctactgagatctctaattagtaaagcagctactcgacctagcatactagtatccatctcaaaaggaatcctgagttcatgcaactagggtttgagTCTACTCCTAcatttaagtgcacagtacaagcctacaaacattaactgcagtaaaatagcatatattacTACAGTCTAAGACCTGGCCCCGGTCACAGTCGTTTTCACATGGGCTACGACGCCGTTGTGTATGGGATGGGGCATGGGTTCGGAGGGTTTCTGGACCTGCATGACTGcatgagaaggtcttcttcttaatataatgttgTGGGGGCAGCTTACCCCCGCTGGACAATTTTTTTATAATGTTACAATAGAAACCAGTGGTCAAACTTGTGTTATGAGCTTATGGCCCTTTTGGCTAACATTTTGGTGTTCAATATCAAATTGTTTGTGACAGGTGGTAGTAATGATATATTGAGTAAAACTGGAAATGTGCAACATAGAGTTCTAACATAATACAAAGAAGAGTTGGATAACATTTTGTACAAAGAAGAGTTCTAACATAGAACTGGAAATGTGACAGGTGTATGCTTACTGATGTGAGAAAGAGCATACAGTGTTAAAGAAACATATTGCGACTTCATCATAAGATCTACCAATAATTTGTGTCTTCAGAGAATCTGTGATGCAGTTAACAATGGTATGGAAATGTGTCTCCTGCTTTTCATTGCCATGAAAAGAAATTTTACGTTGTTATTTAGTAGCAAAAATCTAGAACAAACTTAATGATGCAACTTCACAGGTCTTAATTTCCCAATAGAGTCATAAAAATTGATACCTAGATGAAAAGAGACATAAAAATGGTACACAGATTGTTGAATTAAGTGGCTACAGTACTTGTGCCTCACCTGGGTGGCGGCAGGGGTGAACATTTTGGGCGAGGCGTCGACAAGGTAGACAACCATCTCCTTGTTCGCCTCCCTCTCCTGGTTCCCGAGAAACAATCCAGCACCCGTGAAAAATTGTGGTGTCACAGCATGGTCAAATAATCAAATTAGTTTTTTTTCTTCAAAACACTGATCTGATAGGAGAATAGGGAGAGAACGCAGCTAAGAGCTAGTACGAACCTGGAAACTATCTTCGTCTTCATCGCTGTAATGACCCGCAAGGTGAGTAGGTATAGGGACCAAGAAAATGTAAGCAATCAGCTAGATGATGTACTCATACTCAGCAGATGTCAAAATCACTCCTTCCCGGGATACATCCAACAACCATATCTAAACAAACTAAGATGATCAAACCAGCAATACCAATCCTCCTAGTAGCTCACATTCATTAAGCCAATGCAGGTTGAAAAGGATAGGTACCCTGACACACATGCAACGAAACACTCACTCTAGGTGCCGACTGCCAACACGAGCAAAATCTCTGTAACTACTACTGCCTTAACAACCCATGACATGAAACAGAATCGAAAAGCAAGCCCCGCAGTGCCGGCATTACCTTTGAGCCGACGATGACGACGCCTTAACAACCCTCGATGTGGCTCTGCAAGCGGAGGCGCTTTACGCCAAAGCCGCCCATGAACCAGTGTGTCTCCAATGGTTTTGTTGGTATTGAATCCATGGATTGCGTCAAACTGAAAACAACAGGGAAGAACAATACTATGTTAATCACTTCATATTGTACAGGTGTATGACCGTGCGTTGCATTCAGGTTATACATTCAGTAAAGAGCATGACATTTGAAAGCTCATGGGTCAGCTGTGTTGCTATTGATGCAAGCGAAGGTTGGTTGGTAACGCAACCAGTAATTAGAACTGAATAAAAAATGGAAATGCAACCAATTAAAATTAAGATTGGAAGGAGCACAAAAGAGTACATGTTCTGAATATTTTAATAGCATACATCTAACTCGCTTTCTCACAAACTGTTGCACAGTTCTATCTATAATATACAGCTCGTGTTATTTTTTAAGCTTAGTTTCACTTATTGGTCACCACAACAATCAGGCACCTACTTAACAGTTTTAGTGAGCCTGGCAAcccaaaaaaggaaaaaaaacaaGCGTATGCAAACCCATTCAGTTAGGTTACAGAGACTATATGGGTTTCCATCTATCTTCTAACACAAACAAGTATCCTTGGTAATTTAGTTAGGTGTGATTTAAGTTATATTATTTAGCCACATGCTCTACATCGTTGTAGTCTGTAAAAAACAAAGGAACATATGCATCATGATCATCTTGTAATTAGAACTGAATAAAAACTGGAAATGCAACCTATTAAAATAAAGGTTGGAATAATGAAAAGACAAACGGGTGATTAAATTATAGTACCTTTTTTTGCACACAATCCACATTAGATAATCATAATGAAAAGACAAACGACTGATTAAAGTATAATACCTTTTTTGCAGACAATCCACATTAGATAATCACTCATAAGCATTGTTAACTTATGGTTCCGGTAAGGTATATGTTGTCCATCAGAAGATAAAGCACCAATAACATCAGCAAAAGACAAACTGATTCTACTGGAGGGAAGAGAACAACCAAGTTCACGGTTAAACTTCATACCCTAAACAACATAGGATTTTATAGAACCCTTAACAACTAATATGAGCTTTGTGAGAAGAAAACAACTAACCATTAAGGAACAAGATGCAGCTAAAATTTAGATGTTTAAAACTAAACAACTAAGAAGATCAATTGCCCTACAGAACACTCTGCAACTAACTAAAATTTTGTTTGGGTGTCAGGCTTGACATAAAAACATTGTAGAGATGCATTGTCGCTGTCCTAGTGTCCTAAAGCAAGTTTTGAAGGGCTTGTTGTTTATACCTCTGCTTCCTTCATGGCCGCTTTGGTCGTCAAGGATGTCCTGCAAGTGGCAGACGTCCACGGAGATCCGGAAGCAACAGTCTCGTCCGCGCTCCTGGACCCTGAGGAGCGCGTTCATGCACTTTTGCGTGACTGCGAGCTTCTTGCGCACGCGGCGGTCGCACACCAGCGTCTGCAGTCGTACAATGCCCCGCATTGCCCTCAACGCCCTCCAAGCATTAACACATCCACTAACAAGAACCGGTGAGAGGAAAAAAAACAAAGGCCGTGATGGTAAGCCTACCAGGAATGCAAGGAAGGCGAACTGGATGCGGACGACAGTCCACTCCTGCCTGATGATGCGGAAGTCCCTAGGCTGCGCGTGCACGACAGCCACAGCGACAGAGGTGCTGAGCATGTCAGTAGTGGACGGTGCCTCTGACGCCGCCGTGTTGCTCCCCCGCTGCGAGGATGAGCTCCACCACAGTCGACTCCACTTCTGCCCATTCCCCGCGGCGCCGGGCATCTATCTCTCCGCGTCAGGGGCGAGCTTCTCCACCGGCGGCTGATCTGTGCACCGGGCCGGCGACGGACTCGTGGAACATGGATCTAGGCACCGGGGGAGTGCGACGCACTCGTCGTCGTCGATGGTGGTGTGGGGTGGGGCATGGGATCTAGGCACCGGGCGAGCGGCGCCAACAGCTTCTCCACCGGCGGTGTACTTGTGGGACGTGGATCTGGCCGCCGAGGGGTGCGACGCTCGTCCTCGTCGGCGAGTGTGGGGGGATCTGGGTACTGGGGGAGGGGCGGAGGGGGGAGACGGTGGTTGGGAGAGAATGGAGAGGCATAACAGGGGGGAAGTAGTATACGTTTGATGTCGTGGCATGCGGAGCATGGAGCAGTTGGAGCGAGAGGCGAGTGGCCGCGAAGATCACGATGGAGGGGCGTGTACCTTAAGGCTGACACGAGCGGTGGCGCCATGCTCGCCGGTGGTGGGCACCTCCTCAGGTGGCCGCGGCAACCACACCGCCGCGCCCCAGGCACTTGATGGAGGAGGGCGGGTCCCCGTGCGGCCTCTTTGCGCCGACGGTCGAGAGAGAGAGTGCAGGGGCATGATCCCTCTTCTTGCGGCTTGCGGTTTCATGCGGAGGTGAGAGGCAGCTTCATGCGGGAGAGTGGAGGAGGGGTGGAGAACGCGGTAGCGAGGAGACGGCGCGCGAGGGTGGGGGAGGGGCGGAGAACACGGAGGTCATGCTGTGGCGACGGGAGCGACGACGCGCGGGGGGCAGCTGAGGCGCTAACCGTGCTTCGACAGTGAGCTTTGGTTTGGGCCACAACAAGCAAATGGGCCTCCCAGAAAGCGTGTATTCCGTATTTGCAAGCCAAACTTAGTACCACATCAGGTACTAAATTGTGCACGCATCTGTTTATAAGTGCCAGTGCGGATACAACATTGTGGTCTTGGTTGGGCGTCAACCTGTGTAGGCTTGGCTGTGCGCGAGCTTTTATTCCTACACAGCTAGATTTTTTGGTACAACTTGCTCAGGTGCGCGGCGCACGTGTGGGAAACGACGAGGGTGTGGATGGGAATGTGGGGGACGGCGCACGTGTGGGAAACGACGAGGGTGTGGATGGGAATGTGGGGGAATAGGAAACAACGAGGGTGGGGACATGAGAATCGACAATGGCAGAACGCTACGGGTGGGACATGGGAATGGCGCCATGGGACATGGGAATCGGAATGGCAACGCTACGGGTGGGACATTGGAATGGCGCCACGGGACATGGGAATGGGAATGACAGAACCAGAAATGGGGCAGCCTACCCTTAGagtcttaataggtagtatagatgGACGCTGTAGAGCGCGCCTTTTACTACCTACTGTGTCAATAGCTATCACCTATTAATTTTGACCGGTTATACCAGATATTTTATATGATTTTACAATATAAAAGTAAAATTACTAGATTTATCATGACTTGAACTATTATAATATGAAGTTTTTTAGTTTAAAATAATTTAATCTCATATATATTGTTAGTCAAAGTTTAAAAAAATCTAGGACAAATCTAAAAGGACAGACTCATATGGACAGAGTAGTAATTTGTAACGGAGCGTGACAATTGAAGCAGACGTGTGAACAAAATCTAAAACATCACATTAGTATTCTTTTAGCGAGTGTGATGTGAGAGGATTATCAAGAAAACATGGTCAAAATTTTGTCTATATCGGTAGTGACAATGAAGTCGAAATAACATTTCTCATTTCTTTTCCCCTATTATTATATTCTAAAATAAACCAGCAACTGCCTGAAGGTCTCTCCGATATATACTGCACTGCACATGTCAAGATGCCAACGATGGACCTCACTGTTACGTCTCTCAGCTGAGCCGAAAGTCTGACGGGCTGTACCATTTCTTCCAACGCCCTGCCAGCGCGAGAGACCGCGCGCGGCCTTGACCCATGTACGTTGTCACGCAGTCTCCGTACCAACCTCCACCCGGAAACGAGCGTTCCGTCACGCAATCCAACTCCACCCGTCTCCACTCTCCACCCACCACGGTAAACAGCATCGTGGCATCGCGTCACAACTCACATCTCGATCCCGTGCATgcatttcctttttttttctttttgctcatTTTCCTTTTGTTTTTCAAAAGAAGGCTCCTGGGTACGTTAACACAAAACTAGGAATCTCCAGAGAGTGTACTACTTCAGTTGTAAGCTTCAATCAATCAAAAAGGTAGTACTCGTGAGACATGTATATATGCGTCCTCGACGTGTCTTATCGTTAGAGATATGGTAGAAATTAAAATAATGTTGGGATCACCGTTGCGGCTAATATAATCACAAGGTAGAAACATGCCGTACGTACGTGTTCTAAGAGCGTGTTTGGTTAATTTTTAATCCCTATTTTATTTAATTTTAGTTTCTAAATTGCTGAAATTAAAATAGAGTTTTAAATTTTGTATTTAGTaatttagaaactaaaatagaataaaataaagTGACTAAGTCCGTATAACCAAACATCTTCTATGGGGGTTGTCGGCAAATCGTATATATAATTGTGTAAAATATTATTTTGTATTTTTTATATATTAAAATTTAAAATAGGTAGCAAAATAAGGGTGAAATAAGAAGGCTCATGGAGATATCTCTCTTATTCCTCTCTAATTTCTCGTGATCCCTGATCACCAAATCAGCCTTAAGCATCAATTCAATTCCTTAGTCCTACTTGGCGACAATATGGTTTGCAGTTGGTACCTTTTGGAAACATCGCGACAACATGGTTGTGATGCTTGGTGTAATATTTCTGTTATGGCAATGTAAAGTTCCTCTATCATGTAAACGGTGTGAAACCTTGAACACTCAGTCTATTTTGGTGGCACATGGGAATGAAAATGAATCACTAACATAACGAAGAAAATTTTTGAATTTATCACACGAAAATAATATAAATAGATTTTAGTACGAACCGACTAATAATTAAAGCATCTCCAAAATACTAGGCTCGTAAAGCTAAACTTTGACTATTTAACAGAAAAATAAATATCCAACAGACTCGTTGTTTGACTCGTCGAGCTATCAGACTCTCTAAATTGGCTCTCTCATTAGTTAAACTAGATAGATAGTTAGTTAGAGTGAGATGCTATAGAGTGTAATCTTTATAAATCGGTAAATAGTGAGTCGAATAGAGAGATAAAAATTAAAAGTCACTTGCAGATGCGCTCTTAATACTTTTAGACGACTATATTTTTAATACATTGAATTTGCTGGCTCTCAGTCTTCGAATATACTTACAAAGGTAGTGTTTACACGTGTACGTTTTTAGATGTGAATGTGCACAAGCTAGCGTTGTGAATCTCTATGTGTGTACTGTGTATGAAGAATAATTGGTCATACGTAATATACACAATTGGTCATGTACATATAACAGATGCCCACGTACGTACGTAATCAACACGATATCGCTTGCAGTATTACAAAGACGTACGTGGCTGTGTACTACGTAGATATACCGCGCGCGGACATACTCGTCTTTGTTTTGTTGAGCTAGCGATCAATCCATGGAGTAGCAGATGTGTTTGAAGGCATCAACGTGGTCATCGTCGAGAGCCATGAAGAGGTCGACGCCACCCTTGGCCGCGCACGACGGCACCAGGATCATGAGACCCTCGACGGGGAGGTCGGGCGGCAGGAAGGCGCACGGTGCCCCGTACCCGAAGTCGAGGTCATGGAATCTGAACCCCAGCCAGCTGTCCACCTCCAGGTCCGGGCAGAAGGCCGTGCCCGGACCCGCGGCCGTGGACGCCAGCTCCTCGCCGGCGCGTTCCGCCATGTCCCCGAAGTCGACGAAGGACTGGATGTACTCGGCGTCGACGCGCGCGACGGCGTCGCGGATGGCGCCGACCACCGCGGCGTAGCTGGAGGACAGCAGCTCCCGGGCCTGCATCCGCGGGAACGCCCACAGCACCATGTTACCGAAGTACTCCATGGGCACCGGAGGGTCGGCGCGGCCCCTGCAGTTCACGGCGACCCTTATCTGCGTGAACTCCTCCGGCGCCAGGTCCCGCGCCGCCGTGACCTTCTTCCAGACGTGCGCCAGGAGGCACTGGAACGTGGTGCACCGGCCGCCCACGCGGGCCTTGAGGTCGGCGATGAACTGCTCCGGGAAGTTGATGCCGAGGTTCTTGATCCTGTCCATGGGGAGGACGGCGTAGGGGCGGCTCGAGCTATGCTCGCCGCGGAACTCGATGTTCCGGTGGTCGAACCTGGGCACGGGCGGGTTGCGTGGGACGGCGATGGCCGCGCGGTCGGTGAAGGGCGACGGTAGATCGGCTGCCGAGGCGCTGCGCACGGCCGTGGCCCAGGCCGCGTAGAAGGAGCTCATGGACTgcccgtcggcgacgaggtgtTGGCACACCGTGCCGATCACCAGGCCGCCGCACGTGTACCGCGTCAGCTGGACCTGGAAGAGAGGCTCGTCCTCACGTTCCTGCACCACCGTACCACCGCGTACCACACAGTATAAGCGCACGGTGTGCATGCATATATATCACCATAAATTAACTAAATAAATTTTAACTGACAGGATACATACAAAAAGACCCAAATACGCGTCTTACTAGAACTTCTTCACCCAAAGGGACTAGTAGTTAGCTAGTAATAGAAGTTACCTTATCAGCCTTGGGGTACAGTTCGTTGATGTGCGCCGTCACGTCGTGAGCCACCAGCGCGTCGGCAAGGTCGGCGTCGGCGGTGGCCTCCACGACAAGCACCCCGGCGTCGTTGAGGAGGAAGCACTTCCTGCCGCGGTCGTCGACACCCATGCGGGCCGACAGGTGCGGGTACCTCGCGACCACAGCGAGGAGGCCATCCACTATGGCCTCGTTGTCCGGCGCAGGCGCGTACCACGCGAAGACGGTCGGGATGTAGCCGTCGGTGGAGGCGCGGTCGAAGGACGTCAGCCGGGAcaggctgccgccgccgccgcgggaggaCGCCGGTGGTGGGGGTTTCAGCACCGTGCGGCGCGTTATGTCCACCGTCACTAACgtggtcgtcatcgtcgtcggctTAGCTTGGTAGCTGCTAGCTAATGATCAATGGACTAGCTAGCTAGCAGATGATGATGAGAATAATGATTGTGATGAAAAACCAACAAGTGAGTTTTTTCCTCAATGATATGCGTGTTGAGTAGGGTGCCTGTGTACATATGCTTTATAGGGGATTCGTTATGCTGTGCACGCAAAACATGGGCGGGCAAAGGAGGAGCTGGCTAGCTGCATGCTGGCGTGGCGTGGGAAACTGATGGCCAGGGGCACCaaccacgacccagcagcgcggtCGAAAACAGATCTGCTACTGGTCTGTTGTAATACTTATATAAATTATTCACcaaaaaatttcaaaattttttattggttgtcttcgttctctgtataatatttttttaatttaactaactgatgttattatttACTACATTCAATATGTTTTAGCACAACACGACTAATGaaatgagcgattagaagagagttcataaCGACTGATTGAACGAacaaagattataaaatgacataattccatcatacagaaaccaaataagagaaagtttgtaaactcaagtttctaaaataagtcacatgaactcaaacttataaaaaagatagataaaAATATGACGTGATTGCTAAATGCACGCATCAATAAAAATTGGatgtgctccatataaattatgctacttcgtagcaattactaacgtttaaaaccaacaaataaccttttactttactgttagtgtgacaaatcattgttgctccatctaaTTTAGCaatctcaaacaccatggagtccattgcgccaatgtggtctcagaaacaatCTAATGTTTGCAAGAGCCAAAAACGTTGTGTCGTACTTGCGCTGTAGCCTTGACCCGTAGTGCTGGTCTGACCCGATacgattatatatttttattttacaaaaaaacgtatatatatatatatatatataatttatattcaatattaaaattaTCTaatcatgatgttctactggttagacaacttTATCCAGTGTCTTTTGCCTTTTTTCATGcgggcatgggttcgaaccctACCTTCTCCACCGTTTTTTAATATTTtatgctgatttaatcaaatgagccgacgggctaacgggctggcccggcacagtcaaccgtttggccatctataaacGTGCAGCGGTTTAGTTTGAAATAACTGTGAGAATttctttgtaaaaagatgacacgagacgaccgttgaaacttgtGCTTCAAgtatctctactactacttaagtCCCTAGTGTAGGCGTGCACAATTTTTGGTTCTGCCGTCTACCGTCGCCCACGCTCTCCTCTCTCGCGCTCCCGCTCTCTCGGCAGCCATCGTGGAAGGGGAATCTCCAACCATGGAAGGTCCGCGTAGTTCCATGGAAGGTCCGACCCTGCTCTCCTCTCTGCTGTCTCTCCCGCCCACCATCTGCGCGCTCTCTGGCCGCCATCTCCGCGTCGCCGCTCTCTTCTCTGCGCGGTCTCTCGCCGCCAGACCCGCCCGCCATCTCCTCTCTGCTGTCTCCAAA
It contains:
- the LOC103639152 gene encoding tryptamine hydroxycinnamoyltransferase 2, whose amino-acid sequence is MTTTLVTVDITRRTVLKPPPPASSRGGGGSLSRLTSFDRASTDGYIPTVFAWYAPAPDNEAIVDGLLAVVARYPHLSARMGVDDRGRKCFLLNDAGVLVVEATADADLADALVAHDVTAHINELYPKADKEREDEPLFQVQLTRYTCGGLVIGTVCQHLVADGQSMSSFYAAWATAVRSASAADLPSPFTDRAAIAVPRNPPVPRFDHRNIEFRGEHSSSRPYAVLPMDRIKNLGINFPEQFIADLKARVGGRCTTFQCLLAHVWKKVTAARDLAPEEFTQIRVAVNCRGRADPPVPMEYFGNMVLWAFPRMQARELLSSSYAAVVGAIRDAVARVDAEYIQSFVDFGDMAERAGEELASTAAGPGTAFCPDLEVDSWLGFRFHDLDFGYGAPCAFLPPDLPVEGLMILVPSCAAKGGVDLFMALDDDHVDAFKHICYSMD